The genomic window ATGAATGTTGCAAATGAAGCAGAGCAGTCCATTGTGTGTAGCCAACCATGGCGAGGAACGGTCACTGGGAGACCTCGGTCCTCACTCCCTCCAGTCCACTCTGACCTTCTGTATTAGCGTGACCCAGAGGGTCAGTGGTCCATCTTGCTCTGCTTCCTGGTTCTCAGGAAGGCCGTCCCTGCGCCTCTCTGTAGTCTGGTGGTCGCTGTAGAGGCCCAGGCTGGCGTCGAGACTGGAGCCAGGACTACCAGGGCGGAGACATGGGCTGTGGGTTCTGCAGGTATGACATTACTACGGCTGAGATGGACAACCTGTAcgtcaggaggaagaggaaagatGATGGAGGATGGAGGATGGGGGGGCCAGAGAGCAggacaagaagagaggtcaATGAGACTAAGTACAAACTAAATGGTAATGCTGGCTGTGGTAGAGTTAAAAACTACATGGACAAAATGTCTAATCATGTATGCCTCCTGAAAAACAAACCGAGTGGTGCCTGACCTATTCAACAAGCTTAAGAACAAAACCTCTTACAATGTGAATGGTGATTCACGATCAATCCGTCCTTCACTTACATGAAACTGCTCATCATCTGTTTGGTGTCTTCCGAGCTACGCGAGTTGGCAAAGCTGATGAATGAACAGTACACTGCAATCCACGCACACCACTTCAGCTGCAAAAAGACAAAGGTAAACACAGAATTAGAGAGGATGGAACTGTAC from Alosa sapidissima isolate fAloSap1 chromosome 9, fAloSap1.pri, whole genome shotgun sequence includes these protein-coding regions:
- the wdr83os gene encoding protein Asterix, which gives rise to MSTNNMADPRRQNKIFRYKAPSTESNPTMEDPTPDYMNLLGMIFSMCGLMLKLKWCAWIAVYCSFISFANSRSSEDTKQMMSSFMLSISAVVMSYLQNPQPMSPPW